In Halogeometricum sp. S1BR25-6, a single genomic region encodes these proteins:
- a CDS encoding glycosyltransferase family 4 protein, with the protein MRVALVVPGSLDTASGGFAYDRALVDSLRAAGETVRVVSVPWRRYPLGVVDSLVPRRLSPPGFDPDVVLADELAHPALLRSNVDAPIVALVHHLRCDAVDGLDATVARTLERRFLDDCVAAVCTSRPTADSVERRAPGLRTHVAPPVDTQFDPDVTPAEVDRRARREPFRVAFVGNLVPRKGVLTLLDSLAGLDEPWRATLVGGHPDETHLRRVRERIRRRGLGDRVRITGSLPTEETAAVLRESHVFAMPSAHEGFGIAYLEAMGFGLPVVASASGGASDLVDPSTGVLAEPGDVGGVRDAIAGFAADRTRLAAAGRAALDRYAAHPPWSETVAGVRRFLRATVDRRGAVVGDADRDDDSGPAPQTETGGRGG; encoded by the coding sequence ATGCGCGTCGCCCTCGTCGTTCCGGGGTCGCTCGACACCGCGTCCGGCGGGTTCGCCTACGACCGGGCGCTCGTCGATAGCCTCCGCGCCGCGGGCGAGACGGTCCGCGTCGTTTCCGTCCCGTGGCGGCGCTACCCGCTGGGCGTCGTCGACTCGCTGGTCCCCCGACGGCTCTCTCCGCCGGGGTTCGACCCGGACGTCGTCCTCGCGGACGAACTCGCCCATCCGGCGCTGCTTCGTTCTAACGTCGACGCGCCCATCGTCGCCCTCGTCCACCACCTCCGCTGCGACGCCGTCGACGGACTCGACGCGACCGTCGCACGGACGCTCGAACGACGCTTTCTCGACGACTGCGTCGCCGCCGTCTGCACGAGTCGCCCGACGGCGGACTCGGTCGAACGGCGCGCCCCCGGCCTCCGAACGCACGTCGCCCCGCCCGTCGACACGCAGTTCGACCCGGACGTGACGCCCGCCGAAGTCGACCGACGCGCCCGGAGAGAACCGTTCCGCGTCGCCTTCGTCGGCAACCTCGTCCCGCGGAAGGGCGTTCTGACGCTCCTCGACTCGCTCGCCGGACTGGACGAACCGTGGCGCGCCACGCTCGTGGGCGGCCACCCGGACGAAACCCACCTGCGCCGCGTCCGCGAGCGGATTCGGCGGCGCGGACTCGGCGACCGGGTCCGCATCACGGGGTCGCTTCCGACCGAGGAGACGGCCGCGGTCCTCCGCGAGAGCCACGTCTTCGCGATGCCTTCGGCGCACGAGGGGTTCGGCATCGCCTACCTCGAAGCGATGGGGTTCGGTCTCCCCGTCGTCGCCTCGGCGTCCGGCGGGGCGTCCGACCTCGTCGACCCCTCGACCGGCGTCCTCGCGGAACCGGGCGACGTGGGGGGCGTCCGGGACGCCATCGCTGGATTCGCCGCGGACAGAACTCGACTCGCGGCGGCCGGGCGGGCCGCCCTCGACCGGTACGCGGCGCACCCCCCGTGGTCGGAGACGGTGGCCGGCGTCCGACGCTTCCTCCGAGCGACCGTCGACCGCCGCGGTGCCGTCGTCGGCGACGCGGACCGGGACGACGACTCCGGCCCCGCTCCGCAGACGGAGACGGGAGGGAGAGGGGGGTGA
- the sufU gene encoding Fe-S cluster assembly sulfur transfer protein SufU encodes MGMGSDMYRQQILDHYKNPRNKGEMEEPTFSHTGENPSCGDTITMQVKLEDDEETIEFVAFTGDGCAISQASASMLSERLQGTTLSELEEMDTDDVTEMLGVDISPMRIKCAVLARQVTQDGAAIYEGDVDEEKTTTEADD; translated from the coding sequence ATGGGTATGGGCTCGGACATGTATCGACAGCAGATTCTGGACCACTACAAGAACCCCCGAAACAAGGGCGAGATGGAAGAGCCGACGTTCTCGCACACCGGCGAGAACCCCTCCTGCGGCGACACCATCACGATGCAGGTGAAACTCGAAGACGACGAGGAGACCATCGAGTTCGTCGCGTTCACCGGCGACGGTTGCGCCATCAGTCAGGCCTCGGCGAGCATGCTCTCGGAGCGACTGCAGGGGACGACGCTGTCGGAACTGGAGGAGATGGACACCGACGACGTGACCGAGATGCTCGGCGTCGACATCTCGCCGATGCGCATCAAGTGCGCCGTCCTCGCTCGACAGGTGACCCAGGACGGTGCGGCCATCTACGAGGGCGACGTCGACGAGGAGAAGACGACGACCGAAGCGGACGACTGA
- a CDS encoding mechanosensitive ion channel domain-containing protein: MLQTGSVADVVRGTFVEFVLGLRAAIPNVLGGIVFLVLAYVVIRLALWLLRGALDALYPDEQDLVVSLGVTVAGVFLWFAAALAFFKIVGMGDVAASLGTATGFVALGVSYALSNMIADTVAGVYLLRDPDFNPGDRVESDPATGVVESIGLRKSRFRDDEGDTVVVANREVEKKWRRVESE; the protein is encoded by the coding sequence GTGTTACAGACCGGTTCCGTCGCAGACGTCGTCCGCGGGACGTTCGTGGAATTCGTCCTCGGGCTTCGAGCGGCGATTCCGAACGTTCTCGGCGGTATCGTCTTTCTCGTCCTCGCCTACGTCGTCATCAGACTCGCGCTGTGGCTCCTCCGCGGGGCGCTCGACGCCCTCTACCCGGACGAACAGGACCTCGTGGTCAGTCTCGGCGTCACCGTCGCCGGGGTGTTCCTCTGGTTCGCCGCGGCGCTGGCGTTCTTCAAGATAGTCGGCATGGGGGACGTGGCTGCGAGTCTCGGCACCGCGACGGGGTTCGTCGCGCTGGGCGTCTCCTACGCGCTGTCGAACATGATCGCCGACACGGTGGCGGGCGTCTACCTGCTCCGCGACCCGGATTTCAACCCCGGCGACCGCGTGGAGTCGGACCCGGCGACGGGCGTCGTCGAGTCCATCGGCCTGCGGAAGAGTCGGTTCCGCGACGACGAGGGGGACACCGTCGTCGTCGCCAACCGCGAGGTGGAGAAGAAGTGGCGGCGGGTGGAGTCGGAGTGA
- the sufS gene encoding bifunctional cysteine desulfurase/selenocysteine lyase SufS — protein MQESYPIDVAAIREDFPILDRKVGGDFTVPGESEDDDLPLVYLDNAATSQTPKQVVDAIVDYYYGYNSNVHRGIHHLSQEASVAYENAHDRVAEFVGAAGREEIVFTKNTTEAMNLVAYAWGLEELEAGDTVVLTEMEHHASLVTWQQIAKKTGASVEYIRVDEEGRLDMDHAAELIDDDVKMVSAVHVSNTLGTINPVAELAEMAHDTGAYIFVDGAQAVPTRPVDVKEIDADFYAFSGHKMLGPTGIGVLYGKEEILEEMSPYLYGGEMIRSVTYEDSTWEDLPWKFEAGTPVIEQGIALHAAIDYLDDVGMENVQEHEELLAEYAYDRLTELDDVEIYGPPGDDRGGLVAFNLDGVHAHDLSSILNDHAVAVRAGDHCTQPLHDKLGVAASTRASFYVYNTYEEIDKLVEAVDDARQLFA, from the coding sequence GTGCAGGAATCGTACCCGATAGACGTCGCGGCCATCCGCGAGGACTTCCCCATCCTCGACCGGAAGGTCGGCGGCGACTTCACGGTACCCGGCGAGAGTGAGGACGACGACTTACCCCTCGTCTACCTCGACAACGCGGCGACCAGTCAGACACCGAAACAGGTGGTCGACGCCATCGTCGACTACTACTACGGCTACAACTCCAACGTCCACCGGGGAATTCACCACCTGAGCCAGGAGGCCTCGGTCGCCTACGAGAACGCCCACGACCGGGTGGCGGAGTTCGTCGGCGCCGCCGGACGAGAAGAAATCGTGTTCACGAAAAACACCACGGAGGCGATGAACCTCGTCGCCTACGCGTGGGGCCTCGAAGAACTCGAAGCCGGCGACACGGTGGTGCTCACGGAGATGGAGCACCACGCCTCCTTGGTCACCTGGCAGCAGATAGCCAAGAAGACGGGCGCTTCGGTGGAGTACATCCGCGTCGACGAGGAGGGCCGTCTCGATATGGACCACGCGGCGGAACTCATCGACGACGACGTGAAGATGGTCTCGGCCGTCCACGTCTCGAACACGCTCGGAACCATCAACCCCGTCGCCGAACTCGCGGAAATGGCCCACGACACGGGCGCGTACATTTTCGTCGACGGCGCGCAGGCCGTCCCCACCCGTCCGGTCGACGTGAAGGAGATAGACGCCGACTTCTACGCGTTCTCCGGACACAAGATGCTCGGACCGACGGGCATCGGCGTTCTCTACGGCAAGGAGGAGATTCTGGAGGAGATGTCGCCGTACCTCTACGGCGGCGAGATGATACGCAGCGTCACCTACGAGGACTCGACGTGGGAGGACCTCCCGTGGAAGTTCGAGGCCGGCACGCCCGTCATCGAACAGGGCATCGCGCTTCACGCCGCCATCGACTACCTCGACGACGTCGGGATGGAGAACGTCCAGGAGCACGAGGAACTGCTCGCGGAGTACGCCTACGACCGACTGACCGAACTCGACGACGTCGAGATATACGGGCCGCCGGGCGACGACCGGGGCGGACTCGTCGCGTTCAACCTCGACGGCGTGCACGCCCACGACCTCTCCAGCATCCTCAACGACCACGCCGTCGCCGTCCGCGCTGGCGACCACTGCACGCAACCCCTGCACGACAAACTCGGCGTGGCCGCCTCCACGCGCGCGTCGTTCTACGTCTACAACACCTACGAGGAGATAGACAAACTCGTGGAAGCGGTCGACGATGCCCGACAGTTGTTCGCCTGA